The Polyangium mundeleinium genome contains the following window.
GTTTTTCGATCGGTGCCCGTGAGCTCGATCCACGGCAAGCGTGGGGCGGCCACGGGGGCGGCCACGGGCGCGGGCACCGGCGCGGGCGCAGGCGGGGGAGGCGGCGGCGCGGCGCTGCACGCGCTCGCGAGGAGAAGGGGGACGAGCACGCGTCTCACAGGTTTTTCCCTCCCGACACGCGGAACACGGCGCCCGCGTACACGTCCTCTTCGTCGCTGTCCTTGGCTTTTTTCAGCACGACCGATTGGTCGGAGCCCACGGCCCAGAGCTCGCCCGAGGGGCCACGCCACACGTTCTGGATGGCGAGCGGCGGCGCGGCGCGGCGGAGCGCGGCGCCATCCCAGTGGTAGAGCGCCTTCGGGCCCCATAACCAAAAATCGCGTCCGTCGCCCCGCACGGACGTGGCGCCGGGCGTCTCGAAGCGCTGCCCGCCGCCCTTGCCGAGGTCCCAGCGGAGGAGCTCCTCGTGGTTCTCTTCGACCGCGCCGAGGGCCCACACCGCGTCGTTCGGGTCGAGCCAGAGCTCGTTCATGGACGTGAGCCCCGAGGGCCACGGCGCCCAGGCAAGGCCATTGCCCCGCCACACGATGCCGTCGTACGTCCAGAGCCAGAGATCCCCGGGCGAACGCGCCGCGATCTCCGCGCCGGCCGAATACCCTTGGTGCACGTCCTCGGGCAGGGGCAAGCGGCGGCCGTCGACGAGGAGCAGGGTCCCGCCGTACCGATTGACGAGCACGGCGGGGCCTTCGAGGCGAAGCGAGGCGCCGTCGACGGTGAGCTCGCGGGCGCCCGGGCCGTCGCCTCGCCCGGCCGAGCCGGGGTACACGAGGTCCTCGGACCCTTGCTCGCACGACCAGCGCCCGTTCTTGCCGAGCCGCGACTCCACCATGCTCGCGCGCATGCCGCCGGTCTCGATGAGGGCGCGGACGATCACGTCGGCAGGCGTGACCCGGATCGAGGACCACGTGACCGGGAGCGCGCAGCTCGGGCCGAAGGGCTGGCAGCGCTCGACCGCCTGCTTGGTGCACATCGCGGGTTGCTTCGCGCAGTCGACGAGCGTGCCGCAGCAGCTATCGGTGAAACATCGGGGCGCGCCCCGATCGGCGAGGCGCGCGCCGTCCCATCGAAAGACGCGGCCGTCGCCCGCGAGCATCCACACGTCGCGCTCGTCACGCCCGGCCGCGTCGACGATCGTGGGGGTTTTGGGCGGCAGCGCCACGGGCTCGAATCGGCCCGCGAACGCGGAGATCACGCCCGCGGACAGGTCGCGGGGGAGGGCAGGGAGCTCGTCGTCGTCGAGGAGGCTCGCGCCTTTGGGCGCGGCGTTTGGCGCTTCGGCTTTGGGTTCGGGCTTGGGCGCGGCACGCTCCACCGGGGCAGGGAGGGGCGGGCCGCTGCACGCGAAGAGCGAGACCAGGAGGGAAGGGGCGAGGGCGCGCGCCGGGGGCGTCGGACCAAAGGGATTGGCCATGGGCAAAGAAGGAAGGTCGACGATCCACGAAGTTTCGTCAATGCGCTCGTGAGGCCCCTCCGGCGCGAGGCATTTACGTCCGACCGGGCGCGAGCCATGACCATGCGTGGTGGAGTATCGAGGCCCGGCGCCGGAGAACGGGCAAGGGGGGCGACATGCAGCGGCGGAAGTTCGGGGGAATCGGGCTCGTGCTCCTCGCCTCCCTGCTCGGGTGCGGCGACGGCGCGCAGAACGGGGTGTTCCCGTCGGGCTCCGTCGAGGAGCGGAAAACACGCGCGCTGCTCGATCGCATGACGCTCGAAGAAAAGATCGGCCAGATGAACCAGTACATCGCGCCGATCTACGCGCAGAGCCTCGATTCCCCCGATCTCGCCGGAAAGGTCGACACGCTGCTCGCGCAGGGGCTCGTGGGCTCGTTCCTGTTCGTCACGGATGCCGGCGAGGCGAACGCGCTCCAGGAGAAGGCGGCACGCGCGCGGCTCGGGATTCCGCTGATTTTCGGCATCGACGCGGTGCATGGACTTGCCCCCGTGCGCGGCGCGACGATTTTCCCGACGCCGATCGGCATGGCCGCGACGTTCGACGTCGACCTCGTGGAGCGTAGCGGCGAGGTCACGGCGCACGAGATGCGGGTGACGGGCATGCATTGGGCGTTTTCCCCGGTCCTCGACCTGGCGCGGGATCCGCGGTGGGGCCGGACGGCGGAGACGTTCGGCGAGGATCCGTTCGTCGTCGCGTCGCTGGGCAGCGCCCTCGTCCGCGGCTTGCAAGGCCCGGATCAGGCGCATCTCCGGGTCCTCGCTTGCCTCAAGCATTTCCTCGGGCCCGGCTTGCCCCTCGGCGGCCGGAACATGGGGCCCATCGACGTCTCGGAGCGCGCCTTGCGCACGACGTTTCTCCCGCCCTTCCAGGCCGGCGTGGACGCGGGGGCGCTCTCCGTGATGGCCGCGTACAACGACGTCAATGGGGTGCCGAGCCATGTCTCCGAGGAGCTGCTCACGAACGTCCTCCGGCGCGAATGGGGGTTTCGGGGGTTCGTCGTGAGCGACTGGGAGGGCATCGAGATGCTCCACACCACGCACCACGTGGCGGAGTCGCAGAAGGACGCGATCCGGCAGGCGGTGCTCGCAGGCGTGGACATGCACATGCACGGCGAGGGATTTTCGAAGCCGCTCGTCGAGCTCGTGCGCGAGGGCGCGGTCGGCGCCTGGAGGATCGACGAGGCCGCGGGGCGGATTCTGCGCGTCAAGCGCGCGCTCGGCTTGTTCGAGCATCGGTACGTCGACGCGGCGCGCGCCGCCTCCGTCCTCGCGTCGCCGGGGCATCGAAAGGTGGCCCTGGAAGCGGCGCGGAAATCGATCGTGCTCCTGCGGAACGAGCAGGATCTCCTGCCCTTGCGCAAGAACCTGAAGAAGATCCTCGTGACGGGGCCCAATGCCGACAACACGGCCTTGCTCGGCGACTGGACCGCGCCTCAGCCCGCGGAGAACGTGATCACCGTGCTGGAAGGCATTCGCGCGGCGGTCTCCCCGGCGACGGTGGTGCACTTCGTGGATCCGGGCCGGGTGTTCGAGGAGACGAACGAAACGATCCAGCGCACGGCGGAAGAGGCCCGCGACGCCGACGTGGCCATCGTGGTGCTGGGGGAGAACGAGACACGGTACGACGACCGCGGCGCCTTGGATCGGCGGCGGCGCGAGCGCACCGGCGGCGAGGGCGCCGATCGCGCGGATCTCACGCTCGTGGGGCGGCAGATGGATCTCGTCCGCGCGATCGTCGAGACGGGCACGCCGACGGTCGTGGTGCTCGTCAACGGGCGACCCCTGGCGATCCCCTGGATTGCCGCGAACGTCCCCGCCGTGCTCGAAGCCTTCGAGCCGGGCCTCGTCGGAGGCCAGGCCGTCGCGGAGGTGCTCTTCGGCGACGTGAGCCCGAGCGGACGGCTGCCGATCTCGATTCCGCGGAGCGTGGGGCAGCTGCCCGTCCATTACGATCACCCGCGCTCGGCCGAGAGCCCTTACGTGGACGAGAGCTTCGAGCCGCTGTACGGATTCGGCCACGGGCTGAGCTTCACCCGGTTCGTGTATGCGGACCTCCGGGTGCCCGAGCGAACGAGGCGAGGGGAGGACGTCCTGATCTCCGTCGTCGTGCGCAACGCGGGCGCGCGCGCGGCCGACGAGGTGGTGCTGCTGTTCGTGCGCGACGTCGTCGCCAGCGTGACCCGGCCGGTGCGCGCGCTGCGCGGCTTTCAGCGGGTGCACCTCGCCCCGGGGGAGCGCCGGGTCGTGCAGTTTCGGATCCCGTTCGCGTCGCTCGCGGTGCTCGATCGACAGAGAGAGCGGGTCGTGGAGCCGGGCACGTTCGAGGTGTCGATCGGCGGGCTGCGCGGGTCGTGGATCGCCTTGCGAAAGTGACCTCGATCCACGCCCCACGGGCTTGCCGCTCGTGTAGCCTGGCATCGTGGATGGCCTTCTCGCTCTGCCCTTGTCGACGCTCGGCGTCGGGGCGCTCGCGCTCGTGCTTTGCCTCGTGCTCCTCGTCGCATGGATCCTCGCGCGGAGGCCCGTGCGGCGCATCGAGGAGATCCTCGCGGGCCGCGGCCCCCTTCGGCGAGGAGCCGCCAGCATCGGCGGCGAGGTCGAGCTCGCGCCCGACGAGCCGATCCCGCTCGACGTGAAGATCACGCAGACGGGGGCGCCCAAGACGATCTTCTACTCGCCGCGGGAGGACGTGCGGGATGTCCGGCGCGTGCACTACATGAACTGGGAGACGGCGGGCGAGGAGGTCGTGGCGCGTCCCTTTTTCGTGCGGCGTGCCGATGGCGAGCGTGTCCGGGTCGAGCCGCCGCCGGACGTGAAGTTTCGCGGCAAGATGGATGTCTGCGTCGAGCACACCGAGCATCTCTGCACCTTCGAGGCGCGGCTGCGTGCGGGGGACAAGGTGTACATCGAGGGCACTTTGTCGCGGCCCGAGCCGCGGCCCCGACCGCCGGAGCCGGAGCCGGAGCCGGAGCCGGAGCCGGAGAGGCAGCGCGGCGGCGGGTATCGCGCGGCGGCCCCGCGGGAGCGGGAGCGGGAGGAGGAGGTCGCCGTCGAGCCGCCGCCGATGTGGGTCCTCGGTCCGCCAGAAGGAAAACCCATGCTGATTATGCGGCAGCCTTTCCGGCAGCCGATCCCCGGCGCCGCCGAACGACGGCGCCGGCGCGATCTGGGCATCGGATGCTGGGTTGTCGCGGCGCTCGGCGCGCTCACGCAGATCCTGCTGCAACTGCCGCTCGTGGACTGGGCGTACGATGCGATCGCCGTCGCCGCGGGCGTGGTGCTCCTGCTCGCCACGGGGATCTTTCTCGAAAACAACACGCTCCCCGCGCCCGAGGACGGGCTCACGGCGGCGGTCACCCAAAAACGCGCCGTACGCCCGTTCGTCACGCCGTGGTCCTCGTCGAACCTCCCGAGCGCGAGCCCGTTCGGCGGGTCGAGCGACCCGGACGCGGGGCTCGGGACGGGTGTGGACGAGAATGGCGAGCCGTATGGTAGGATTGGATAGGTTCGTCCGATGAAACGTGCTCCGTTCTGGTTTTTCGCGCTCGTCGCGGCGTGCGGCGGCGCGCCGGCCTCGCTTTCGGCTCCTTCCGGCGGATCCGCATCCGCCTTCCCGCAGGCCACGCCCGGGGATCTGCCGGCGCCTTCGCTCCTGCCGCGGCCGACGTTCGACCTCCCGCCCGCCGCGGGCCCGTCCGCTTCGCTCGCGAACGTCCTCCGGGCGAGCCACAGCATCGTCGTCGGCACGATCTCCGACATCCACGCGTTCACGCGCCCCTGCGCGGTCGACCTCGTCCTCGACGTGCGCCCGGAAATGCGGCTCCTCGGCGACAGGTTCCAGGGAAACGAGCAACGTCCGCTCCTCGTTTCGTTCCCCCGCGCCGCGGACGAGAAGGGGTGCGAGCGCAACCCGCTCGGGTATCGCGGCGCCCCCGCGCTGTCGCGCTTCGTCGTCGGGCAACGCCTCGTCTTTTTCGTGGGCTTTCGCCGCGTGGTGGAGCGTGCTCCTGCGCCCCCCGCGTCGCGCTGGGATGCGCAAGGCCTCCATGATCCTTCCCTCTACGGCGACGACCTCCTCGGCGTCGCGGACGTGGACGAGATCCCCGCGATCGTGCGCCAGCGCGGTCCCCTCGTCACCGACGCGCAGCTCGCGCCCCTCGCGGGAAAACCGTCCTTTCGGGTCCAGGGCGACGTCGCGACCGACGCCGCGACGGGCCTCGCGTGGCAGCGGGACGTCGCGAAAACCGAGCTCAAGATCGTCGCCGCGACGCGCCATTGCGAGAACCTCGTGCTCGGGGGCCACGACGATTGGCGCTTGCCTCGTTACTTCGAGCTCGTCTCCATCGTCGACCACGGCCGCGGCAGCCCAGCGCTCGATCCCTCGGTGTTCCGGGGCCCGCCCGAAGGCTTGCTCTGGGCCGGCACCGAGGACGCGGGCGCTCCCTGGGTCCTCGACGTCGCGGATGGCAATCTTCAGTCGACCCATTACGACGAGCCGAGCCCGTACGGAAAATACAACGTCCGCTGCGTGCGCTCCGAGGAAGGCCCCTCGCTGCGCGCCGCGCTCCCCTTCGCGCGGTACCGGCGCGCGGGGGGGCTCGTCGAGGACGCGCTCCAGCGGCTCGGCTTTTCGGCGGCGATCGCGGCGCCCATGCGCTGGGCGGAGGCGAACACGTTCTGCGCTGCGAAGGTCGAGGCCGGCCACGACGATTTCCGGCTGCCCACGGTGCGCGAGCTCGTCAGCTTGTCCGAAGCGAACGATTGCGAGGTGCTCTGGAAGGACGAACCAGAGGGGGAGGATGGCCTCTGGACATCGACGCTCAACCCCGCGGACAAGAGCCACGCGTTCCAGGTGCGAAACCTCTGCTCGCCGCAGTACTGGTCCGAGCCGACGGTCGGGCCACCCGTGCTCGCGAGCGAGGGCGAGGAGCACGCGCGCTTCCGGGCCCTGTGCGTGCGTGACCTGCCGCCGATCCCCAAGGCCGGGGCCCAGGTGCAGAGCCGCTACCCGAGCGGCCACATCTTCGCCGAGGGCGCGCTGCGGAAGGGGAAACGGCACGGGACGTGGACGTACCACCACGATCAGGGTCCGCCGTGGATACGCCTCGAATACCGGGACGGCGTCCTCGACGGGGCATTTTCGGTGTTTTACGACAGCGGCGAGCGCCTCGCCGAGGGTGCGTTCGCCGGCGGCGCGCCGGCCGGTACGTGGACGCATTTCGACACGCTGGGCCGGCGCGCGTCCGTCGTCGCGCACGAACGGGGCGAGCGCTCCGGGCGCTCCACGACGTACACGCCCGAGGGGGCGAAGATCGCGCGGGAAGAGACCTGGGCCCGGGGCCTCCGGCAAGGGACCGTCGTCGACCATGACGAGGAGACGGGGACGAAGACGCGCGTGGCGCACTACAAAGCCGGCCTCCGCGAAGGCGCCGTCGAGACGTTCCACCCGAACGGCGCGCGCGCCATGGTCGGCCAGTATCGAGGGGACAAACCGGACGGCACGTTCACGCGGTTCCACCCGAACGGCGCGCGCGCGGCCGTCTTCTCGTTCCGCGGCGGCGAGCTCGACGGCCCCTACGAATCCTGGCACCCGGACGGCAAGCCCCACGAAAAAGGCACGTACCAGAAGGGCCTGCGCGACGGCGCTTGGACCGCGCTGTATCCCTCGGGCAAGCGCGCTGCGGAGGGCCAATTCCAGCGAGGCACGGGGACGCTGCGGGAATTCTACGAGAACGGCAAACCGCGGTACGAGCAGCCGCTCGTGGAGGGGCTCCGCGAGGGGACGACCGTGTTTTTCCGGGAAGACGGCTCCAAGGACCACGAGGTCGGCTTCTCCCGCGACACCCTCGACGGCATCTGGCGCGAATACGACCCGAGCGGGCGCTTGACGTTCGACCGGCACTTCGAAAAAGGCCGGGAGCACGGCCCCTTCGTGCGGTTTCATGCGAACGGCCAGAAGAACGAGGAGGGCACGTATGCGCACGGGCTGCAAGTCGGCCCCTACCGGCGCTGGGACGAGGAGGGCAGGCTCTCCGTGGAGGGCGTGTTCCAGGACGGCCTGCACCAGGGGACGTGGACCGATTACGTCGGCGGCAAGCCCTACATGCGGAGCTTTTACGAGCGCGGGGTCGAGGTGCGGGATCCCGAGCGGGTCGAGTCCCGCTGATCGCCATCGCGGGCCCCACGGTTCAGGTCGCTTGACTTTATAAGTCAGTTGCCTTGAATCTCCTCGCGGAAGTTCTGGTACGTTGGGGATCGGATCATGGCCAGCCCGAGGAAGCAGACGCACGGAAACGAGACCCGCGAGGTCATCCTCGCCGCCGCCGAGCGGCTCTTCGCCGAGCACGGGGTGGCGGCGGTCTCGAACCGGCAGGTGAGCGAAGCGGCAGGGCAGGCGAACAACTTCGCCGTCGGGTACCACTTCGGCACCAAGACCGACCTCGTGCTGGCCATCGTGCGCCGGCATGCGCCCTCGATCGAGCAGCGGCGCGTGGGGATGATCGCGGCGATCAAGGGTTCATCGGAGCTGCGCGACTGGGTCTCCTGCCTCGTGCGGCCCACCACCGAGCACCTCGCCGCGCTCGGCAGCCCCACCTGGTATGCCCGTTTCATCGCCCAGGTGACGACCGATCCCACCCTGCGGCAGCTCGTGATCGACGAGGCGATCGCCTCGGCGTCGATGCAGGAGATCATCCAGGGGCTGAACCGGATCATGCCGGTCCTGCCCGCGGAGGTGCGTGAGGAGCGCGCCGACATGGGGCGGCAGCTGATCGTGCACATGTGCGCCGAGCGCGAGCGCGCCCTGCAAGCGGGC
Protein-coding sequences here:
- a CDS encoding glycoside hydrolase family 3 N-terminal domain-containing protein; amino-acid sequence: MQRRKFGGIGLVLLASLLGCGDGAQNGVFPSGSVEERKTRALLDRMTLEEKIGQMNQYIAPIYAQSLDSPDLAGKVDTLLAQGLVGSFLFVTDAGEANALQEKAARARLGIPLIFGIDAVHGLAPVRGATIFPTPIGMAATFDVDLVERSGEVTAHEMRVTGMHWAFSPVLDLARDPRWGRTAETFGEDPFVVASLGSALVRGLQGPDQAHLRVLACLKHFLGPGLPLGGRNMGPIDVSERALRTTFLPPFQAGVDAGALSVMAAYNDVNGVPSHVSEELLTNVLRREWGFRGFVVSDWEGIEMLHTTHHVAESQKDAIRQAVLAGVDMHMHGEGFSKPLVELVREGAVGAWRIDEAAGRILRVKRALGLFEHRYVDAARAASVLASPGHRKVALEAARKSIVLLRNEQDLLPLRKNLKKILVTGPNADNTALLGDWTAPQPAENVITVLEGIRAAVSPATVVHFVDPGRVFEETNETIQRTAEEARDADVAIVVLGENETRYDDRGALDRRRRERTGGEGADRADLTLVGRQMDLVRAIVETGTPTVVVLVNGRPLAIPWIAANVPAVLEAFEPGLVGGQAVAEVLFGDVSPSGRLPISIPRSVGQLPVHYDHPRSAESPYVDESFEPLYGFGHGLSFTRFVYADLRVPERTRRGEDVLISVVVRNAGARAADEVVLLFVRDVVASVTRPVRALRGFQRVHLAPGERRVVQFRIPFASLAVLDRQRERVVEPGTFEVSIGGLRGSWIALRK
- a CDS encoding TetR/AcrR family transcriptional regulator, whose product is MASPRKQTHGNETREVILAAAERLFAEHGVAAVSNRQVSEAAGQANNFAVGYHFGTKTDLVLAIVRRHAPSIEQRRVGMIAAIKGSSELRDWVSCLVRPTTEHLAALGSPTWYARFIAQVTTDPTLRQLVIDEAIASASMQEIIQGLNRIMPVLPAEVREERADMGRQLIVHMCAERERALQAGTATPRPTWEAAAVGLVDALVGLWQAPFTPTK
- a CDS encoding Lcl domain-containing protein, whose amino-acid sequence is MKRAPFWFFALVAACGGAPASLSAPSGGSASAFPQATPGDLPAPSLLPRPTFDLPPAAGPSASLANVLRASHSIVVGTISDIHAFTRPCAVDLVLDVRPEMRLLGDRFQGNEQRPLLVSFPRAADEKGCERNPLGYRGAPALSRFVVGQRLVFFVGFRRVVERAPAPPASRWDAQGLHDPSLYGDDLLGVADVDEIPAIVRQRGPLVTDAQLAPLAGKPSFRVQGDVATDAATGLAWQRDVAKTELKIVAATRHCENLVLGGHDDWRLPRYFELVSIVDHGRGSPALDPSVFRGPPEGLLWAGTEDAGAPWVLDVADGNLQSTHYDEPSPYGKYNVRCVRSEEGPSLRAALPFARYRRAGGLVEDALQRLGFSAAIAAPMRWAEANTFCAAKVEAGHDDFRLPTVRELVSLSEANDCEVLWKDEPEGEDGLWTSTLNPADKSHAFQVRNLCSPQYWSEPTVGPPVLASEGEEHARFRALCVRDLPPIPKAGAQVQSRYPSGHIFAEGALRKGKRHGTWTYHHDQGPPWIRLEYRDGVLDGAFSVFYDSGERLAEGAFAGGAPAGTWTHFDTLGRRASVVAHERGERSGRSTTYTPEGAKIAREETWARGLRQGTVVDHDEETGTKTRVAHYKAGLREGAVETFHPNGARAMVGQYRGDKPDGTFTRFHPNGARAAVFSFRGGELDGPYESWHPDGKPHEKGTYQKGLRDGAWTALYPSGKRAAEGQFQRGTGTLREFYENGKPRYEQPLVEGLREGTTVFFREDGSKDHEVGFSRDTLDGIWREYDPSGRLTFDRHFEKGREHGPFVRFHANGQKNEEGTYAHGLQVGPYRRWDEEGRLSVEGVFQDGLHQGTWTDYVGGKPYMRSFYERGVEVRDPERVESR